In Archangium violaceum, the following are encoded in one genomic region:
- a CDS encoding type IV pilus twitching motility protein PilT has translation MARFDAFIEKLYKESGVAVMLETGSGITLRTASGNVPMVKAGLSSQQIIGALSEIVPADLRSNFPTEGVSSFPYNAPAGSVQVKVQNVAGHLKVALVPYKPPANTMAPVPLPPPTLAPAAGLDLPPASEEDKLELASPADMMDLAARGTGGAFTAAPAAAPARTPSPAAPAAQARAVPAAAPSAVEAKSSIQVLPPQDGPDPDAAKAMAALLDRMLDKKASDLHLSSTVVPMLRIDGDMVPQEDYRPLAPERLKAMLWTMAPEKNKKQWEETKDTDFAHETERARFRVNVFEDRKGIGSVMRQIPNKIMTAEDMGLSKHILDLCFLSKGLVLVTGPTGSGKSTTLAAMIDYINRNREDHIITIEDPIEFVHPNKKCLVNQREVHVHTHGFKNALRAALREDPDIVLVGEMRDLETIAIAIETAETGHLVFGTLHTNTAPSTVDRIIDQFPADRQEQIRMMLSESLKGVISQMLVKKIGGGRVPAQEVLLCTSSVANLIREGKTFQIPSIMQTSRGIGMQTLNDALLDLVKKKLCEPNDAYIKAIAKAEFKQMLERSGFKVDLPTS, from the coding sequence ATGGCCCGGTTCGACGCCTTCATCGAGAAGCTCTACAAGGAATCTGGTGTCGCCGTGATGCTGGAGACCGGCAGCGGCATCACCCTGCGGACCGCCTCGGGCAACGTGCCCATGGTCAAGGCGGGGTTGAGCTCGCAGCAGATCATCGGCGCGCTGTCGGAGATCGTCCCCGCGGATCTGCGGTCCAACTTCCCCACCGAGGGGGTCTCCTCCTTCCCGTACAACGCCCCCGCTGGCTCCGTGCAGGTGAAGGTGCAGAACGTCGCGGGACACCTGAAGGTGGCGCTGGTCCCCTACAAGCCGCCCGCCAACACCATGGCCCCCGTCCCGCTGCCGCCGCCCACCCTGGCCCCGGCCGCCGGATTGGATCTGCCGCCCGCGTCCGAGGAGGACAAGCTCGAGCTGGCCTCTCCGGCCGACATGATGGATCTGGCGGCCCGTGGCACCGGTGGAGCCTTCACGGCCGCTCCCGCCGCCGCCCCGGCGCGCACGCCTTCCCCCGCGGCTCCGGCGGCCCAGGCCCGCGCGGTGCCCGCCGCCGCTCCCTCGGCCGTCGAGGCCAAATCGAGCATCCAGGTGCTGCCGCCCCAGGACGGGCCGGACCCGGACGCCGCCAAGGCCATGGCCGCGCTGCTGGATCGCATGCTCGACAAGAAGGCCTCGGACCTCCACCTGTCGAGCACCGTGGTGCCCATGCTGCGCATCGACGGTGACATGGTGCCCCAGGAGGACTACCGCCCCCTAGCTCCCGAGCGCCTCAAGGCCATGCTCTGGACCATGGCTCCGGAGAAGAACAAGAAGCAGTGGGAGGAGACCAAGGACACCGACTTCGCCCACGAGACCGAGCGCGCCCGCTTCCGCGTCAACGTCTTCGAGGATCGCAAGGGCATCGGCTCGGTCATGCGGCAGATTCCCAACAAGATCATGACCGCCGAGGACATGGGGCTGTCCAAGCACATCCTCGACCTGTGCTTCCTCAGCAAGGGCCTGGTGCTCGTCACCGGCCCCACCGGCTCGGGCAAGTCCACGACGCTGGCCGCGATGATCGACTACATCAATCGCAATCGCGAGGACCACATCATCACGATCGAGGACCCGATCGAGTTCGTCCACCCGAACAAGAAGTGTCTGGTCAACCAGCGCGAGGTCCACGTCCATACGCACGGCTTCAAGAACGCCCTGCGCGCCGCCCTCCGTGAAGACCCCGACATCGTGCTCGTCGGCGAAATGCGAGACCTCGAGACGATCGCCATCGCCATCGAAACGGCCGAAACGGGCCACCTCGTCTTCGGCACGCTCCACACCAACACCGCTCCCTCGACCGTCGACCGCATCATCGACCAGTTCCCCGCCGACCGGCAGGAGCAGATCCGCATGATGCTCTCCGAGTCCCTCAAGGGCGTCATCTCGCAGATGCTCGTCAAGAAGATCGGCGGCGGCCGCGTGCCCGCTCAGGAAGTCCTCCTGTGCACCAGCTCCGTCGCCAACCTCATCCGCGAGGGCAAGACGTTCCAGATTCCCTCCATCATGCAGACCTCTCGCGGCATCGGCATGCAGACGCTCAACGACGCCCTGCTCGACCTCGTGAAGAAGAAGCTCTGCGAGCCCAACGACGCCTACATCAAGGCCATCGCCAAGGCCGAGTTCAAGCAGATGCTCGAGCGCTCGGGCTTCAAGGTTGATCTCCCCACCTCCTGA